The DNA window GGAACGGATTGGCGCCCCAGATGACCTCCTACTACTCCCGGAAGCTCGCCGGCCGGCGCCTCGAGCGCTGCTATGAGATCGCGGCGCCGCGCGTGCAGCGGTACTTCGAGGCCGAGATCGTCCACGCCCTCTCGCGCATCCGTCCCACCGACAGCGTTCTTGAACTGGGTTGTGGCACCGGGCGCATCGCGCGGCGCGTGGCCGATGTGGCAGCGCGCGTGGTCGGCATCGATACCGCCGCCGAGAGTATCGCTTGCGCAAGGGAGACCGTGCATGCGCCCAACTGCGTCTTCATGGAGATGGACGCGCTCCACCTGGGCTTTCCGAATGACTCATTCGATGTCGTGCTGTGCCTGCAGAACGGCATCTGCGCGTTCCGCCTCGATACTGCGTCGCTTATCAAAGAGGCCCTGCGCGTCACCCGCCCCGGCGGACGCGTGCTCTTCTCCAGCTACGCCGACGCGTTCTGGGAACACCGCCTCGCCTGGTTCGACGCCCAGGCGGCAGAAGGTCTCGTGGGCCCCGTGGACCACGCGGCCTCAATGGACGGCGTCATCGTCTGCACCGACGGCTTCCGCGCCGGCCGCATGACCCCCGCGGGTTTCCAGGAGTTGTGCGCGAAGGTAGGTGTTGCGGGCGAGGTCACGGAGGTGGACGAGAGCAGCGTGGTGTGCGAGGTGCGGAAGGGGTAGGGCGGCAACACGCGCAGTGGACAGTGGCGCGGGCGAGGGCTATGCTTCCGTTGGCCGAGGTCGAGAAAAGGAGAACGTCATGCCGCTGGTCGTCGGCGCGATACTGGCAGTTGCCGTAGGGCTGATGGGCACGGGCGTCGGCCTGGACCGCGACCGCAGCTTCTATCCCACCATCACCATCGTTGTCGCGTCATACTATGTCCTGTTCGCCGTCATGGGAGCGCCCACGCAGACGCTCGTCCTCGAGACCCTGATTGGTGTGGCGTTCGTGTTGGCCGCGCTGATCGGATTCAGATCGTCGCTCTGGCTGGTGGCGGGCGCGCTTGCGGCGCATGGCCTTTTCGATCTTGTGCACGACCGGGTCATCTCCAACACCG is part of the Candidatus Krumholzibacteriia bacterium genome and encodes:
- a CDS encoding class I SAM-dependent methyltransferase; this encodes MTSYYSRKLAGRRLERCYEIAAPRVQRYFEAEIVHALSRIRPTDSVLELGCGTGRIARRVADVAARVVGIDTAAESIACARETVHAPNCVFMEMDALHLGFPNDSFDVVLCLQNGICAFRLDTASLIKEALRVTRPGGRVLFSSYADAFWEHRLAWFDAQAAEGLVGPVDHAASMDGVIVCTDGFRAGRMTPAGFQELCAKVGVAGEVTEVDESSVVCEVRKG